The window cttttatttattttgtcttgGGGGTAAGATGATTTTTCTTCAGCCCCCTCAGATGGGACGGCCCAAACAATCGTTGGGTTTGATTTCTGAGGGGTAGTCGAGATGTTGCTGAGGTCTGAGAAGCACAGCTCTCGGGCTAAGCTGCCGTCGTCCGTGGAAATCAccgacccctccccccccccccccccccccccccccccccccctccagtgTATTTATCCACATTGAGAGACGGACCAACATCGGGGAGTGGGGTATCGCGCCTGGGTCGTTTTGACGGAGTGGATGACGAGAGGGCAACATGTACATCGGCGGTTGGGTCCCAATACATGTTGGACATACTACCTGTCACCCCCACGGAGTTCATAAACTGACCTACCATGCACCGAAGTACGCGATTGATTGGCTACATCACTTATCAAAGAACTCAAGCTATTGTCCAGGTCTGAAAAAGCACGGTCGGTTTGAAGCGACATGGTAAAGAGAACAGTTGGAATGGGGAAATTAATGTTAGCTTTAGAGGAAAACAGCACGTGCGAATTCGGAATCTGTGTACCTGGCAAATACCAGATTCCGCGTAGCGCGTGTCAACAGTTAAGTGTAGCCCGGTCGCTACACAACGCAAAAAACCACAACAGACTTACATATACTAATTAATTCTTCTGACAGCTTCAGGATTGATTGGCTAAATAATTAGCCAATTAAATAGTTAGAAAAGtaaacaagtgtaatgacgtaattatgggaagcgacgtcacaacatgacgttgcttctccagtcctagctcagactttgcatttgaaatatgacgtctccttctagttgtggctaaaacattttgagttgggtcttgttattcataaagaaaacaacaataatattatggataataaagacaTTATTACATTTGCGTGTGactcgtactgattttacgaaactcgtgtcaggattcatatattaccctcgctctcgctcgagCAATACacaaatcctgacactcgtttcataaaaccaGTACGACACAAggtcgtataataatctctatttatcaaCTCGGTTAATAGTGTTTTGGTGTCAATGGAACATTTGTTTACAGCAAACAAGACTGGTGTATCCGAGTTTAACATTTTGATGAAATTTAGTTACAATGCGTGACGTCACATTACTGGTGAGGCGACCaactttgatttactaaatatcgaattaaAATCTTACTTTAGAAGTGTTATACGATACACAGatttcgctactcgtgtttcttaatatgtaaaatatcaaactcgtctagttaatcgatATTTGTCTGGACAGAACCTCGACAAATTCTGATTATATATAAAGTAGTATGCACATCAGTAGTAAaatcttttacatacatataattatatataatctcATGTGTGTTCACAACGTGCCACACATTTAAAGTACACTGCTCTTGAAGTCTTATCAAAACATGTACGCGCTACGACTTCAAaatacctgaaataaaatattaaaaaccgaTCACAAATAGCTCCAGAATGCACCTCTGAGCATCTGCATTTAAATAATGTCCGGGGAAGCatgcccccgaaccccctagaccTTTCGCGCCCTTCCGTCGCTGGATTCGATATAAATTTAGTTCCACCCAATATCtcaacgcccccccccccccccccggcaacaatggctggctacgggcctgtgaCCCTAACAGTTTCTAAAAGAGGGTGGTCAAGAGACCCCAGCGACTAACCGTGGTTCCGCACCTGTGCAAATGCAAAATTACcatcagttttaaaatataataatgcatttgtttatttgtgcgTTGCACTGGGTACAATATGTTATCAATTTGAAACCTTTGTATCATTTAGctgatttatttttgtgatttgcaatcattgttttttttttccataaaaATAGTCtgaattcatttttttttaaatattttcttttttatatacgtCACTGTCTCCGGAGAAACAATGATATGATAGGATCTGCacccctccaaccccccccccccccataaaagtGATCAGCTTcctaaatggggggggggggggggcagtgccCTCCCCCAGATCTCATATCGCATACACAACATATGCTCATGATtcatagatttatgtttactCAGCAAATATTAGACTATGGGAATTTTTTTACTTATCACCAAATGTTGCCATTATGTCGGAAATAAAAGGAGCCGTGATATCCATTTCGCTGTATTAGCACACAAGATACTGAAGAAAACGTTATCCAGGTTAGCGAGTATGGTGTCCGTTTGAATTTAGTATCTCGCtatcactgtctgtctgtctgtctgtctctgtctgtctgtctgtctgtctctctctccctccctcccccccctctctctctctctctcccccccccccccctctctctctctctctctctctctggttcGGGAGCCCTGATACATCTTcttacaatttatcttaaagggacattcctgagtttgctgcaatgtttaagatgttatcgacaaacagagacttcttaatgattgtaattacatatcaaatatatttttctgcataaaatattagtgactgtatattaaacgtgtttctgatcattctaatatttgtactaggttaaatttgattttatttcctaaaatattgttttttcgtacgtacgaaattatttgaagacaaaatccagtttcagcttcttagaaatattaagacgaccagaaacacatcgaatatacaaacactggtattctaaacaagaaaatatatttaatatgtaagtttaatcgtacaaacattttataagtcggaaacatcctacaatgcaacaaactcgggaacaCATATTATCCTCAATTTTCTCGTAAACAATTCTTCATTTTGAGGGTGATGTATTTGGTGTGTATATCTATGTGGGCActcgtgcatgtgtgtgtgtgcatacatacgtgcgtgcgtgcgcgcgcgtgtgtgtgaaAATGTCTTAGATACCATATCCCATAATGCAGTTGTGTTCaattgttcttgtttttgttgttgttgttgttgttgtttatccGAACGGCAAAGTTCGTGATCAACACAATGCCACATGTTAAGGCTGCATTGTGGATCACATCACACCGATATTTGCGTAATGCTACGATAATCATGATTATACGATTCAGATATTCTGACGATTGACTGACTATGACGTTCGCTGCTTTGTTTTGTGTCCTGGCGTTGGCTTTTGGAGGATCTCTGGGATGTGATTCCACAGAGGTAGGTCAATTTCTCTCAAAATCTCGCGAATCAACATTTGACATTTTATGCAATCGCCAATGAATATCAACACattccattttaaaattaaaagctaCTGGTAGATTCTAGAGAAactgaagttaaagtttaaaattgATCATTGAaaagtcaactttcaaattaagtccatacgtacgtacgtacgtacgtacgtaagtTCGTACCGCGTAAGTGGATTATAATAGCCAAATTGTCTtatatttaatgaaatttatatcctaaacataattattaatttctgtAACATTCCTTAGACTTTTACAATTCATTATCATTAACGAGTCGTCGTCGTCGTTGCCTACTGCTTTCAGTTCGGCAGTTGTACGATGTATTATGTCAAGGCATTAACCATGACATATTTTGAGATACAGTACTTATTTTgatgggggtttttgttttgttttacccagtggAATTTTGTGACAGGCAATAACAATGGTAATAAAGTCCGCTTGACTGTCGGTCTCAATCGACGCAACATGATAATAATTCCTGACGAAGTGAAAGATCGTAAACGGTGCTCTGTGCGAACAATCAACCTGCATGACTTTGAAGAGGTAAGACATTTttattcttgcccactggacagggttatccagcttttgcacggtgcaagaacaatctgtctgaccctagggctagataaatctgtccgacccgagggttagacgatttctacatacgtgtgacgtcataactcatatCGTACGACCATTGTagtcataactcatggttttcaaaattctgtttgccatttcacgttgtatcattattttaaaaatatttaaacaaattaatattttcaactttatatttattggtaagttgttacatatttatgtcgttgcataaggtggactatattttttccgcgtatgattaaatgaattTGCAGGTGAAATGCATACGattcgttctacaataaacaaaccgtagcgtacaaaattaatgttttgttgctgtaattaaatggggAAGAAAACGAATCAAACACCGTTGTGAGATAAAGATAAGACAATTCCAACCCACgggaaaaaatgtttttgtatggCCCTCGGTAAACCTAggccctcacaaaaaacattttgtccctcgggttggaatagccttatctatacctcacaacggtgatataTTCTATTAgtatatagtttataataaactttattacatacctattcaatcttactatagtgataaaggccttTTGAAACCGTGCAATAAATTTATCCTGTATCgtacatatgtgcaatctggaccggatcttttaaatggggaattatctttttctttttactgcagttagtgccttttatttacttacgtcatatatgatttataaaagacgtcatatcgtatttgaaacattacacaaggctgccgcagagagTGATTCTTAagagtgtatactaccaaatcaaatcccaaagacgacaatagtaacatatgtggctaaaactcctacctgcaacgtatcaaccgacataaacgccacggatataagtactaccacccctcacacttaaagtgaatcagaaacaattgggggtcaagctgctcttttctgagataacgggtagcgtctatgactaccctagttccgcacaaaattcgagtacttttttttacaggtaccccatacattttaaagcacaaggctacttgacacattggtactagatgaaataaaattgcttttttttttacccagatgaaactattattttttacaaccaagacactcacatttataaccaatcacaggacttgtggtgttcacatatctatcaaaagttgggtgcacctcgaactttgacccagccggaagttatttggtttagtactacctatactgataacatatatttttcaaaaagtgtccagctatgtgtgtttatgacaaccaggatctggtgtattctgacataaactgacaacctcactgaaactgttgtttctacagtgcaacctaatataatgtacacctcaaaaagcatatatattgcatatagttttgtacaaatgcaatatgtcatattaaacaacaaaatatcttaaaataaaactcctgaagatatttactttcagttgggtgtgtgtactcaggtatatatgtcgagacaacaaagatagtcagagtaccttctacccctttaaagaattccattaaaacacatgcacttgattgacccctagattatgaagaccttaacaggcacatcaaagaaatatcagtattacaaaaatacactgtctgaggaaggaaacacaaacatgactgtacttGTATGaaataatgacttaatgtcctgaacattagtgttgggaggaaatcctgtatgatgggtgtgggtgtcttcaagttaccaggtgtggaaatttcaaatccatcggccatgctgattttcataatgaaccatcaaaaccattggcagccaccaatattcctgactatattttatttatagtctacatatgtgcgatacaaactAAATTgatcacacggtttcaaaatgtctttatcactatagtgacgttgaataggtatgtaataaaatgcaatacaatatgaTACGAGATCAGTGAAGAATAGTCGTAGACTAGAACTGGCAATGATGGGGCAAACTATTTATATAACAATCGATGACGTTGAAACATGGCACAATGTATATACGTATTATAATTCGATAATTATTAGAATACATTTGGTAGAacttttgtatatttgtatattttagtaCATTAATAACAGTCCCGTGTTTGatacaatgtttgacatatttgtcattttaaggctaaaattatttataaacaagtCTCTCTCCagtatcaattattattattattattgttgttgttattattattattattattattattattattattattattattattattattattattattattatatgttgttgttgttgttattgtttttattaatatttattattatcattattgctACACTGACACATTTCAGGGTTTGGTTGCCATAAAGGACCCAATAAAACGGTCCTGCTGGGTGAAACCTCTTGGGAAGACAGATACATATGAAAATGCAAAACAGGCTTTTAATAGTGgagtatgtttttaatattttaatattatgttagtgcagaaccatcatcaccaccaccaccaccccaccccctcaaaaaaaagaaaaaaaaagaaaaaaaaaacatttttaaaaatcttgagAAATGCATTATATGGAAAACTCAAGTTAAATTCGCTTCACcatatgatgacatcatttgctgacacgcacacacagacacacacatacacactcaaaaCATGCTTATGTATTCTATGTCTACCAGCGACTGTCGTTATTAGTCTTCATATAACATACAATTCTGTCATcgaatttgtattattttgtaacaaaaaccAGTGAGAGAGAAGCAAGCTTCACTGTAtcaaaatggaaaatattttttttattctgacgTCATTTACAATTATACCGAAATACGTACGCGTTTTTTCGCTATCAACGTTTTTACCGTCAACTACAATGGAAGTTTTTAGCCATACTATTTTGTAACATCAATCTGTGAAAACAAACTGCCCGCTTGTCGGTGTTAAAACCGAGACTACTTCATTTTTCTGTATGACGAAGTTCGCGGATAGGACCAAACGGTATTGAAGAATAACGATTATCAGTAAGAACAAACTGAAACTTATGGTTTAATGGAAatggataaataataaaacaatcccAAGAATATGGCTTTGAGTCTTGAACCGAATAGTAACTCGCTTCACTTTTCTTTGTTGAAGAATGACGTTATACAGACTACTGAAGATTGGTTGGTTCCTAAACGGGCTCTTGACAAAGACCAAGTGCTAAGAGAGGTCGGAAATCTGTTGGCCGATTTCTGCTCGGATTCGGAGGTCTACA of the Gigantopelta aegis isolate Gae_Host chromosome 12, Gae_host_genome, whole genome shotgun sequence genome contains:
- the LOC121386363 gene encoding uncharacterized protein LOC121386363 isoform X1: MTFAALFCVLALAFGGSLGCDSTEWNFVTGNNNGNKVRLTVGLNRRNMIIIPDEVKDRKRCSVRTINLHDFEEGLVAIKDPIKRSCWVKPLGKTDTYENAKQAFNSGNDVIQTTEDWLVPKRALDKDQVLREVGNLLADFCSDSEVYMLTRDTPSTNLPAKNKREDCDFICFGCLVRANPLANNLE
- the LOC121386363 gene encoding uncharacterized protein LOC121386363 isoform X2; this encodes MTFAALFCVLALAFGGSLGCDSTEWNFVTGNNNGNKVRLTVGLNRRNMIIIPDEVKDRKRCSVRTINLHDFEEGLVAIKDPIKRSCWVKPLGKTDTYENAKQAFNSGNDVIQTTEDWLVPKRALDKDQVLREVGNLLADFCSDSEVYMLTRDRQSKNLLVTSKREECGFLCFGCLVRANPIHLVIS